In Candidatus Methylomirabilota bacterium, a single window of DNA contains:
- a CDS encoding AMP-binding protein produces MTTVDRRTGYWNREKETMKAAARERYQAGWLSRLLEHAWAAAPGVRRRLERAGLRPQDIRGIEKLARLPVLKKSEMPELQKADPPFGGFCAVPPASLRRIFVSPGPILEPMGSAVSAWHAETCLYAGGFRPGDVVLDTYLYHLVPAAHEIDEALMLIGCTVVPTGVGNTDTQVMVARALGATGYVGTPSFLMTILKRAREMGGAKLSLQVAQVGAEPLPETLRAELEAEYGILTRQGFGTADLGLIAYECPEKSGMHLVEDAIVQVCDPQSGEPLPPGRIGEIVATVDNPTYPMIRFATGDLTMIDDAPCPCGRTSDRMLGWRGRADEVTKVRGMFVHPRQADEVAARVAGLARYQVVVTRVGHEDVLTFRVELTPQAAPAAVTAPLVEAIRDVMKLRGTVEIVPPGTIPDGAKKISDERTWR; encoded by the coding sequence GTGACGACGGTCGACCGCCGCACGGGGTATTGGAATCGCGAGAAGGAGACGATGAAGGCCGCGGCGCGCGAGCGCTACCAGGCGGGCTGGCTGAGCCGGCTGCTCGAGCACGCCTGGGCCGCGGCGCCCGGCGTGCGGCGCCGGTTGGAGCGGGCCGGCCTCCGTCCCCAGGACATCCGCGGGATCGAGAAGCTGGCCCGGCTGCCCGTGCTCAAGAAGAGCGAGATGCCCGAGCTGCAGAAGGCCGACCCGCCTTTCGGCGGCTTCTGCGCGGTGCCCCCGGCCAGCCTCCGTCGCATCTTCGTCTCGCCGGGGCCCATCCTGGAGCCCATGGGGTCGGCGGTCAGCGCGTGGCACGCCGAGACCTGCCTCTACGCCGGCGGTTTCCGCCCCGGCGACGTCGTGCTCGATACGTATCTCTATCATCTGGTGCCGGCCGCCCACGAGATCGACGAAGCTCTGATGCTCATCGGCTGCACCGTCGTGCCGACCGGGGTGGGCAACACCGACACGCAGGTGATGGTGGCCAGGGCCCTGGGCGCCACCGGCTACGTGGGCACTCCGAGCTTCCTGATGACGATCCTCAAGCGCGCCCGGGAGATGGGCGGCGCCAAGCTGTCACTGCAGGTGGCGCAGGTTGGGGCGGAGCCGCTTCCCGAGACGCTGCGCGCCGAGCTCGAGGCGGAGTACGGCATCCTGACTCGTCAGGGGTTCGGCACGGCCGATCTCGGCCTCATCGCCTACGAGTGCCCGGAGAAGTCCGGCATGCATTTGGTGGAGGACGCCATCGTCCAGGTCTGCGATCCGCAGAGCGGAGAGCCGCTGCCGCCGGGACGGATCGGCGAGATCGTCGCGACCGTCGACAACCCGACCTATCCGATGATCCGCTTCGCCACCGGCGATCTGACCATGATCGACGACGCCCCGTGCCCATGCGGTCGCACCTCCGATCGGATGCTGGGCTGGCGGGGCCGCGCCGACGAGGTGACGAAGGTCCGCGGGATGTTCGTTCACCCCCGCCAGGCCGACGAGGTCGCGGCGCGAGTGGCCGGCCTGGCTCGTTACCAGGTCGTCGTCACCCGGGTGGGCCACGAAGACGTCTTGACCTTCCGCGTCGAGCTCACGCCCCAGGCGGCGCCAGCGGCGGTCACGGCCCCGCTGGTCGAGGCCATCCGCGACGTGATGAAGCTGCGGGGCACCGTCGAGATCGTCCCGCCCGGCACCATCCCCGACGGCGCGAAGAAGATCAGTGACGAGCGCACCTGGCGGTAG
- a CDS encoding ABC transporter ATP-binding protein produces MSDAGAVPRPLLSVNNVEVIYDHVILVLKGVSLQIPEGGIVALLGANGAGKSTTLKAISGLLRTERGEVTKGHIELEGEPIHRLGPAAVVRRGIVQVMEGRHVFEHLTVEENLLTGAYSRRNGHTLRRDLDLVYTYFPRLTERRGTKAGYVSGGEQQMLAIGRALMARPKVMLLDEPSMGLAPMLVREIFEIVARLNREEKVTVLLAEQNATMALRFAQYGYVMESGRIVLDGEARTISENEDIREFYLGLTGVGQRKSYRDVKHYKRRKRWLS; encoded by the coding sequence GTGAGCGACGCCGGCGCGGTCCCCCGGCCGCTCCTGTCGGTCAACAACGTCGAGGTCATCTACGACCACGTGATCCTGGTGCTCAAGGGGGTCTCGTTGCAAATCCCCGAGGGGGGCATCGTGGCCCTCCTCGGGGCCAACGGCGCCGGCAAATCCACCACGCTCAAGGCCATCTCGGGCCTGTTGCGCACGGAGCGGGGCGAGGTCACCAAGGGGCACATCGAGCTCGAGGGCGAGCCGATTCACCGGCTTGGCCCCGCCGCCGTCGTCCGGCGCGGCATCGTCCAGGTCATGGAAGGCCGGCACGTCTTCGAGCACCTCACCGTCGAGGAGAATCTCCTTACCGGCGCCTACAGCCGCCGCAACGGGCACACCCTGCGCCGGGACCTCGACCTCGTCTACACGTACTTCCCCCGTCTCACCGAGCGCCGGGGGACCAAGGCCGGCTACGTGTCGGGCGGCGAGCAGCAGATGCTCGCCATCGGACGTGCCCTGATGGCCCGGCCCAAGGTCATGCTGCTGGACGAGCCGTCCATGGGGCTGGCCCCGATGCTCGTGCGCGAGATCTTCGAGATCGTGGCCCGGCTCAACCGCGAGGAGAAGGTCACCGTGCTGCTGGCCGAGCAGAACGCCACCATGGCCCTGCGCTTCGCCCAGTACGGCTACGTGATGGAAAGCGGCCGCATCGTCCTCGACGGCGAGGCCCGGACGATCAGTGAGAACGAGGACATCCGGGAGTTCTACCTGGGGCTCACCGGCGTCGGTCAGCGCAAGAGCTACCGCGACGTGAAGCACTACAAGCGGCGTAAGCGCTGGCTGTCGTGA
- a CDS encoding ABC transporter ATP-binding protein yields MLLLNNVEVIYDGVILVLKGVSLAVASGGITTLLGANGAGKTTTLKAISGLLHPERGEVTKGSIEFDGHRVDRLPAHEIVKRGIAQVFEGRRVFEHLTTEENLIAGAHVRRELREVRRTLEAVYGYFPRLRERRRVPSGYLSGGEQQMLVIGRALMSEPRLMLLDEPSLGLAPMLVEEIFHIVQRLNRERGLTVLLVEQNATLALTIAERGYVMENGRIVLEDSAAALRENADVREFYLGLTELGTRRSYRDVKHYKRRKRWLS; encoded by the coding sequence ATGCTGTTGCTGAACAACGTCGAGGTCATCTATGACGGCGTGATCCTCGTCCTCAAAGGGGTATCGCTGGCCGTTGCCTCCGGGGGGATCACGACGTTGTTGGGGGCCAACGGGGCCGGCAAGACCACGACGCTCAAAGCGATCTCGGGCTTGCTGCACCCCGAGCGCGGCGAGGTCACCAAGGGGTCGATCGAGTTCGACGGCCACCGGGTCGACCGGCTGCCCGCGCACGAGATCGTCAAGCGCGGCATCGCGCAGGTCTTCGAGGGGCGGCGCGTGTTCGAGCACCTCACCACCGAGGAGAACCTGATCGCCGGCGCCCACGTTCGCCGCGAGCTGCGCGAGGTGCGGCGGACGCTGGAGGCGGTGTACGGGTACTTTCCCCGGCTACGCGAGCGGCGCCGGGTGCCCTCGGGCTACCTGTCGGGCGGAGAGCAGCAGATGCTCGTGATCGGGCGCGCCCTCATGTCGGAGCCGCGCCTGATGCTGCTCGACGAGCCGTCGCTGGGTCTGGCCCCGATGCTGGTGGAGGAGATCTTCCACATCGTTCAGCGGCTGAACCGGGAACGCGGGCTCACCGTGCTTCTCGTCGAGCAGAACGCCACGCTGGCGCTGACCATCGCCGAGCGCGGCTACGTCATGGAAAATGGCCGCATCGTGCTGGAGGACTCGGCGGCAGCGCTGCGGGAGAACGCGGACGTCCGCGAGTTCTACCTGGGGCTCACCGAGCTGGGGACCCGACGATCCTACCGCGACGTCAAACACTACAAGCGCCGCAAGCGCTGGTTGTCGTGA
- a CDS encoding ABC transporter ATP-binding protein has translation MSALLEIRDVSKAFGGVQAVTAVSLDVVRGEILSVIGPNGAGKTTLLNMISGFYHPDRGRIVADGVDITDYPPHRVAALGIARTFQNIALFKGMTVLDNLMLGRHVHMRSGVLASFVYWGLAQREEIAHRKRAEDVIDFLKIQDLRRRPTGSLPYGLQKRVELGRALAMDPRILLLDEPMGGCNHEEKEDMARFILDVNEEWGSTIILIEHDMGVVMDISDRVAVLDMGQKIAEGKPEEVRVDPRVTKAYLGESRRG, from the coding sequence GTGAGCGCCCTGCTCGAGATCCGGGATGTCTCGAAAGCCTTCGGCGGCGTGCAGGCCGTCACCGCGGTCAGCCTGGACGTCGTGCGCGGCGAGATCTTGTCGGTCATCGGCCCCAACGGGGCGGGCAAGACCACCTTGCTGAACATGATCAGCGGCTTCTATCACCCCGACCGCGGGCGGATCGTCGCCGACGGCGTCGACATCACCGACTACCCGCCTCATCGAGTGGCGGCGCTCGGCATCGCCCGGACGTTCCAGAACATCGCCCTCTTCAAGGGCATGACCGTGCTCGACAACCTCATGCTGGGACGCCACGTCCACATGCGCTCGGGCGTCCTGGCGTCCTTCGTGTACTGGGGGCTGGCCCAGCGGGAAGAGATCGCCCACCGCAAGCGGGCCGAGGACGTGATCGACTTCCTCAAGATCCAGGATCTGCGCCGGCGGCCCACCGGCTCGCTACCCTACGGCCTGCAGAAGCGGGTCGAGCTCGGACGCGCCCTGGCCATGGATCCCCGCATCCTGCTCCTCGACGAGCCGATGGGCGGGTGCAATCACGAGGAGAAGGAGGACATGGCGCGGTTCATCCTCGACGTCAACGAGGAATGGGGCAGCACCATCATCCTCATCGAGCACGACATGGGGGTGGTCATGGACATCTCGGACCGGGTGGCCGTCCTGGACATGGGACAGAAGATCGCCGAGGGCAAGCCCGAGGAGGTACGCGTCGATCCCCGGGTCACCAAGGCGTATCTGGGTGAGTCGCGCCGTGGCTGA
- a CDS encoding branched-chain amino acid ABC transporter permease produces MLDWQFFVLLMSNGVLIGLMYSLIALGFVLVYKATDAINFAQGEFVMIAGFVVAVTLGAYGAPLPAAVAAGLAAMIGLGFGLERVVLRPLIGRPIIAVVMATIGLAAVLRGLGPLTWGAETKPLPLPIPDEPFILGPLFIPPIQLLGAVVALLFLAVFGWFFLKSRKGVAMRAIADSQQVAMAMGINVERYFALAWAMTGVVSALGGMVWGNLLGVDVHLSLVGLKVFPVVILGGLDSILGAIVGGLIVGIVENVAAGYIDPYVGGGTKDFAPYVLMILALMIRPYGIFGKKIIERV; encoded by the coding sequence ATGCTTGACTGGCAGTTCTTCGTGCTGCTGATGTCGAACGGCGTCCTCATCGGGCTCATGTACTCGCTCATCGCCCTCGGCTTCGTTCTGGTCTACAAGGCCACCGACGCGATCAACTTCGCGCAGGGCGAGTTCGTGATGATCGCTGGCTTCGTGGTCGCCGTGACGCTGGGGGCCTATGGCGCGCCCCTGCCGGCGGCGGTCGCCGCCGGCCTGGCCGCCATGATCGGCCTGGGGTTCGGCCTGGAGCGCGTCGTGCTGCGGCCGTTGATCGGCCGGCCCATCATCGCGGTCGTCATGGCCACCATCGGCCTGGCCGCCGTTCTGCGCGGCCTGGGGCCGCTCACGTGGGGCGCGGAGACCAAGCCCCTGCCGCTGCCGATTCCCGACGAGCCATTCATCCTGGGGCCGCTCTTCATCCCCCCGATCCAGCTGCTCGGGGCGGTCGTGGCCCTCCTGTTCCTGGCCGTGTTCGGGTGGTTCTTCCTCAAGTCGCGCAAGGGGGTTGCCATGCGGGCCATCGCCGACAGCCAGCAAGTGGCCATGGCGATGGGGATCAATGTCGAGCGATACTTCGCGTTGGCCTGGGCCATGACGGGCGTGGTGTCCGCGCTGGGCGGCATGGTCTGGGGCAACCTGCTGGGCGTGGACGTGCATCTCTCGCTGGTGGGCCTCAAAGTCTTCCCGGTGGTGATCCTGGGCGGCCTCGACTCGATCTTGGGCGCCATCGTGGGAGGCCTCATCGTGGGAATCGTCGAGAACGTCGCGGCCGGCTACATCGACCCCTACGTGGGTGGCGGCACCAAGGACTTCGCGCCCTACGTGCTCATGATCCTGGCCCTCATGATCCGCCCCTACGGCATCTTCGGCAAGAAGATCATCGAGCGGGTGTGA
- a CDS encoding branched-chain amino acid ABC transporter permease has protein sequence MIHRECGVLKTTYAADMALYPLPIARWTVAGLAVLFGLVLPFALHEYYLSIVNLIAIAVVGALGLNILVGWTGQISIGHGAFMSVGAYTAANFAVRLDFPFWLALPLGGLMAALVGAVVGIPSLRIKGLYLAIATLAGQLIIEWTINHVTFISGGVQASIEVPRPTLGSFVIASQLEMYFLLMTFVVIAIVATLNLMRSRVGRAFIAIRDHDIAAELTGVNIFRYKLVAFAVSSFYAGVTGVLYTYYLGIANYEQFQIVTSIDYLAMIIIGGLGSVLGSIFGAIFVTLLPILIPYAMEAFGGLFMSQAAVRNTIPNLRLILFGSLIIIFLVVEPEGLNRLWRNIRNYFRFWPFAY, from the coding sequence ATGATCCATCGGGAGTGCGGCGTCCTCAAGACGACGTACGCGGCCGACATGGCCCTCTATCCGTTGCCCATCGCGCGCTGGACGGTGGCCGGCCTGGCCGTGCTCTTCGGGCTGGTGCTGCCGTTCGCCCTGCACGAGTATTACCTCTCGATCGTGAACCTGATCGCCATCGCCGTGGTGGGGGCCCTGGGGCTCAACATCCTGGTCGGCTGGACGGGACAGATCTCCATCGGCCACGGGGCCTTCATGTCGGTCGGCGCCTACACGGCGGCCAACTTCGCCGTCCGCCTGGACTTTCCCTTCTGGCTGGCGCTGCCCCTCGGCGGCTTGATGGCGGCGCTGGTGGGCGCCGTCGTCGGCATCCCGTCGCTGCGAATCAAGGGCCTGTACCTGGCCATCGCCACGCTCGCCGGGCAGCTCATCATCGAGTGGACGATCAACCACGTCACCTTCATCAGCGGCGGCGTCCAGGCGTCGATCGAGGTGCCCCGCCCGACGCTCGGGTCGTTCGTGATCGCGTCCCAGCTCGAGATGTATTTTCTCCTCATGACCTTCGTCGTGATCGCCATCGTCGCCACCCTCAACCTCATGCGCAGCCGGGTCGGGCGGGCCTTCATCGCCATCCGGGACCACGACATCGCCGCCGAGCTGACCGGCGTCAACATCTTCCGCTACAAGCTGGTGGCTTTCGCCGTCTCCTCCTTCTACGCGGGGGTGACCGGGGTGCTCTACACGTACTACCTGGGCATCGCCAACTACGAGCAGTTTCAGATCGTGACGTCGATCGACTACCTGGCTATGATCATCATCGGCGGCCTCGGGTCGGTGCTGGGCTCGATCTTCGGGGCGATCTTCGTAACGCTGTTACCCATCCTGATCCCCTACGCCATGGAGGCCTTCGGCGGCCTCTTCATGTCCCAGGCCGCGGTGCGGAACACCATTCCGAATCTGCGGTTGATCCTCTTTGGCAGCCTCATCATCATCTTTCTCGTCGTGGAGCCGGAGGGCCTGAACCGTTTGTGGCGGAACATCCGCAACTACTTCCGGTTCTGGCCGTTCGCGTACTGA
- a CDS encoding AMP-binding protein, giving the protein MAELATLPGRLLRNAERYATRPAIREKDRGIWQALTWRQYRDQVRDLALGLAALGFGRGETLSVIGDNRPRLYSAQLAAQSLGGIAVPVYQDSIARELAYVWNHAEVAVIVAEDQEQVDKVLALRDQLPRLRHVVYDDPRGLGQYRFDWLRSFEEVQELGRSFGREHPGYFEAEIARGQPDDVAMICYTSGTTANPKGAMLTHRNAIETARALLQTESIHPDDEYLAYLPMAWVGDAFYTLVLSLEVGSVVNCPESPETVQRDLRELGPTIVLAPPRIWENMLTAVQVRAADATPLKRWIFERFRAVAEQVEILRSEGRPVPLGLRLAAALGEVFVYAPVRDQLGLRRARWALTGGAPLGPDTFRFFRSFGINLKQVYGSTETMGLVAIQPDAEANPTTVGRPCPGVEVKVADRGEVLIRSAGTFKGYFKAEEATHEALDAEGWFHSGDAGFLDPRGHLVIIDRAKDVGALADGTPFAPQFIENKLKFSPYVREAVAFGHERPFVSAMIAIDLGTVGNWAERRGIPYTSYTDLSQKPRVRELIGEEIRKSNATLPEGARVRRFLVLPKDLDADDAEMTRTRKLRRRYIAEKYAAVAEAIYAGRDEVIMTTTITYEDGRQGSIQSRVLVEDVEALAHA; this is encoded by the coding sequence GTGGCTGAGCTCGCGACGCTCCCCGGCCGCCTGTTGCGCAACGCCGAGCGGTACGCGACCCGCCCGGCGATCCGCGAGAAAGACCGCGGCATCTGGCAGGCCCTCACCTGGCGCCAGTATCGGGACCAGGTCCGCGACCTGGCCCTGGGCCTGGCCGCGCTCGGCTTCGGCCGCGGCGAGACCCTGTCGGTCATCGGCGACAACCGGCCGCGCCTGTACAGCGCCCAGCTCGCCGCCCAGAGCCTGGGGGGGATCGCCGTGCCCGTCTACCAGGACTCCATCGCCCGGGAGCTGGCCTACGTGTGGAACCACGCCGAGGTGGCGGTGATCGTGGCCGAGGATCAGGAACAGGTCGACAAGGTCCTCGCCCTGCGTGATCAGCTGCCCCGCCTCCGCCACGTCGTCTACGACGACCCTCGGGGGCTGGGCCAGTACCGCTTCGACTGGCTCCGCTCGTTCGAGGAGGTGCAAGAGCTCGGTCGCAGCTTCGGCCGCGAGCATCCGGGGTACTTCGAGGCCGAGATCGCCAGAGGCCAGCCCGACGACGTCGCCATGATCTGTTACACCTCGGGGACCACGGCCAACCCCAAGGGGGCGATGCTCACCCACCGCAACGCCATCGAGACGGCCCGCGCCCTCCTGCAGACCGAATCGATCCATCCCGACGACGAGTACCTCGCGTATCTGCCCATGGCCTGGGTGGGAGATGCCTTCTACACGCTGGTGCTGAGCCTCGAGGTGGGTTCCGTCGTGAACTGCCCGGAGAGTCCCGAGACCGTGCAGCGCGACCTCCGCGAGCTCGGCCCCACCATCGTCCTGGCCCCGCCCCGGATCTGGGAGAACATGCTGACGGCCGTGCAGGTGAGGGCGGCCGACGCCACCCCGCTCAAGCGGTGGATCTTCGAGCGCTTTCGCGCCGTCGCCGAGCAGGTGGAAATCCTCAGGTCCGAAGGCCGCCCGGTGCCGCTCGGGCTCCGCCTGGCTGCGGCCCTGGGCGAGGTGTTCGTGTACGCGCCGGTCCGTGACCAGCTCGGCCTGCGGCGGGCGCGCTGGGCCCTGACCGGGGGCGCCCCCCTCGGCCCCGACACCTTCCGCTTCTTCCGCTCGTTCGGGATCAATCTCAAGCAGGTGTACGGGTCCACCGAGACGATGGGGCTGGTCGCCATCCAGCCCGACGCGGAGGCCAACCCGACCACGGTGGGCCGGCCGTGCCCGGGCGTCGAGGTGAAGGTGGCCGACAGGGGTGAGGTGCTGATCCGTAGCGCGGGCACCTTCAAGGGCTACTTCAAGGCCGAGGAGGCGACGCACGAGGCTCTGGACGCCGAGGGGTGGTTCCACAGCGGCGACGCCGGCTTCCTCGACCCGCGCGGGCACCTGGTGATCATCGACCGGGCCAAGGACGTCGGGGCTCTGGCCGACGGCACCCCCTTCGCGCCGCAGTTCATCGAGAACAAGCTGAAGTTCAGCCCCTATGTTCGAGAGGCGGTGGCCTTTGGCCACGAGCGACCCTTTGTCAGCGCGATGATCGCCATCGATCTCGGCACGGTCGGCAACTGGGCGGAGCGTCGAGGGATTCCGTACACCTCCTACACGGACCTCAGCCAGAAGCCCCGGGTACGCGAGCTCATCGGCGAGGAAATCCGGAAAAGCAACGCCACCCTGCCGGAGGGGGCCCGCGTCCGGCGCTTCCTGGTCCTGCCCAAGGACCTCGACGCCGACGATGCCGAGATGACGCGGACCCGGAAGCTCCGCCGTCGTTACATCGCCGAGAAATACGCGGCGGTCGCCGAGGCCATCTATGCGGGCCGGGACGAGGTGATCATGACGACCACGATCACCTACGAGGACGGCCGGCAGGGAAGCATCCAATCACGGGTTCTGGTGGAGGACGTCGAGGCGCTGGCCCATGCTTGA
- a CDS encoding ABC transporter substrate-binding protein: MRMLAIVLTGLVGVALVGVGPAGASHEIVLGLQCDRTGATQTVGVNLCPGYHDYVKLINAKGGVNGHKIRALEIDHEYKVPQGVAAYGRHKQEGAVVISLYGTPHTYALTQKLTEDKIPGTSPGFGRADATDGTRYPYIFPIAASYWSQGAAAVKFAKDQLKGLKGKKIAYLFYDNPAGREPIPVLEDLAKQEGFQLRTFAVPPPGVEMGAQALDIAQRYRADFVIAHLFGRSPSVSIKELKRVGYPLRKVVSFVWGSAEADVEAAGGFGVAEGYNTMQYAGVGQDFQVIKEIRELYKKEGKEPPEVMASTVYYNRGILWAAVAVEAVRNALKAKPDGKITGDDVKKGFERIKGVTLGGLLPPLEITPTDHEGGGWVQIWQVKGGKFVKTTDWFKAYQDVVAKHIQEAGKK, from the coding sequence ATGAGAATGCTGGCGATAGTGCTCACAGGGCTGGTCGGGGTCGCGCTGGTCGGGGTGGGCCCGGCCGGGGCCAGCCACGAGATCGTCCTCGGGTTGCAGTGTGACCGTACCGGCGCCACGCAAACGGTGGGCGTGAACCTGTGCCCCGGGTATCACGACTACGTCAAGCTGATCAACGCCAAGGGCGGTGTGAACGGCCACAAGATCCGCGCCCTGGAGATCGACCACGAATACAAGGTGCCCCAGGGGGTGGCAGCCTACGGGCGCCACAAGCAGGAAGGCGCGGTGGTCATCAGCCTCTACGGCACGCCTCACACCTATGCCCTGACCCAGAAGCTCACCGAGGACAAGATCCCGGGCACCTCACCGGGGTTCGGGCGGGCCGACGCCACCGACGGGACCCGCTATCCCTATATCTTCCCCATCGCCGCGTCGTACTGGTCGCAGGGCGCCGCCGCCGTAAAATTCGCCAAGGACCAGCTCAAGGGCCTGAAGGGCAAGAAGATCGCGTACCTCTTCTACGACAACCCGGCCGGGCGCGAACCGATCCCGGTCCTGGAAGATCTGGCCAAGCAGGAGGGCTTTCAGCTCCGGACCTTCGCGGTGCCGCCCCCCGGTGTGGAGATGGGGGCCCAGGCGCTCGATATCGCCCAACGGTACCGGGCCGACTTCGTGATCGCCCATCTGTTCGGCCGCTCCCCGTCGGTCTCCATCAAGGAGCTCAAGCGGGTGGGCTACCCGCTCCGCAAGGTCGTCTCCTTCGTGTGGGGCTCGGCCGAAGCCGACGTGGAAGCCGCCGGCGGCTTCGGTGTCGCCGAAGGCTACAACACCATGCAGTACGCGGGCGTGGGCCAGGACTTCCAGGTCATCAAGGAGATCCGCGAGCTCTACAAGAAGGAGGGCAAGGAGCCGCCCGAGGTGATGGCCTCGACCGTCTACTACAACCGGGGCATCCTGTGGGCGGCGGTGGCCGTGGAGGCCGTTCGGAACGCGCTCAAGGCCAAGCCGGATGGCAAGATCACGGGCGACGACGTCAAGAAGGGATTCGAGCGAATCAAGGGAGTGACCCTGGGTGGGCTGCTGCCGCCCCTGGAGATCACGCCCACCGACCACGAGGGCGGGGGCTGGGTCCAGATCTGGCAAGTCAAAGGCGGCAAGTTCGTGAAGACGACCGACTGGTTCAAGGCCTACCAGGACGTCGTGGCCAAACACATCCAAGAAGCCGGAAAGAAGTGA
- a CDS encoding PfkB family carbohydrate kinase, producing MSAPDFVAVGHVTLDRFGDVTRPGGAALFAAVTAQRLGLSAGVLTSHAADFPLDLLPPQIEVVSLDAPATTVFEHRQHAGRRALRLLSAGAPQAAADVPEDWGDAGLVMLAPVAGEVDPQLVEAFPDATLAAEGQGWLRAAGPDGAIGPRPWAPPRGLLERLQALFLSAEDVRGQEPAMLEWLQRLPIAVLTAGSAGALLYVNGERYEVRPRPARVVDVTGAGDVFAATFLLRYHLDGDPWDAAAAAACAASLSLQATGWDAVPDHAALKAALAEYRAAV from the coding sequence GTGAGCGCTCCCGATTTCGTCGCCGTCGGGCACGTCACCCTCGATCGCTTCGGTGACGTCACCCGGCCCGGCGGCGCCGCGCTGTTTGCCGCCGTCACGGCGCAGCGGCTTGGCCTGTCGGCAGGCGTGCTCACCAGCCACGCCGCTGATTTCCCGCTGGACCTGCTCCCGCCGCAGATCGAGGTCGTGTCCCTGGACGCGCCGGCCACCACCGTCTTCGAGCACCGCCAGCACGCGGGCCGCCGGGCGCTGCGGTTACTGTCGGCGGGGGCCCCACAGGCCGCCGCCGACGTCCCCGAGGACTGGGGCGACGCCGGGCTGGTGATGCTGGCGCCGGTGGCCGGCGAGGTCGACCCGCAGCTCGTCGAGGCGTTTCCCGACGCTACTCTCGCCGCCGAGGGCCAGGGCTGGCTGCGCGCGGCGGGGCCCGACGGGGCCATCGGCCCCCGGCCGTGGGCGCCGCCGCGCGGGCTGCTGGAGCGGTTGCAGGCGCTGTTCCTGAGCGCCGAAGACGTCCGTGGCCAGGAGCCGGCCATGCTCGAATGGCTCCAGCGCCTGCCGATCGCCGTGCTCACCGCGGGCAGCGCCGGCGCGCTGCTCTATGTCAACGGCGAGCGCTACGAGGTCCGGCCGCGCCCGGCGCGTGTGGTCGATGTCACCGGAGCCGGCGACGTGTTCGCCGCCACGTTCCTGCTGCGCTACCACCTCGACGGCGACCCCTGGGACGCCGCCGCCGCCGCCGCGTGCGCCGCGTCGCTGTCGCTGCAAGCGACAGGCTGGGACGCCGTCCCCGACCACGCCGCGCTGAAGGCTGCCCTGGCCGAATACCGCGCGGCGGTGTGA